In Phyllopteryx taeniolatus isolate TA_2022b chromosome 5, UOR_Ptae_1.2, whole genome shotgun sequence, the DNA window TTAAAGTCCCGGATGGCCTTGCGGTTCTGGTAGTCGATGAGGGCCATGGTGATGACGGCATTCCAGCAGTTGTCCTCGCCCGGGCAGCGGAAGTCGATCTCCTTGTCGTCAGTGGTGACGATGGTGAAGTAGACGAACTTGCCGGTGCGCTCCACGCAGTCCACCTTCTTGATGCACTGCAACTTGAGCTCTTTGCCCCGGGAGCGCTTGTGCGTGTCGGCGTACATGTTGAGGCTGTCGGGGGTCAGGACGCAGGTCTTTCTCTTCCAGAACTGGAGCAGGTTGTCGCTCCTCTTCTCCAGCTCACCCTCTTTGAGCACCTGGGAGATCTCAGCCGCAGACATTTTCATTCTCTGCAAAATGCTTTGACGGAATTTGCCTGGGTTGACTTGGGTCAGAGCAGCCCGAGGAAGGAGCCTCTTGTCGGGTCGGAGTAATCCACGGCGGCTATTTGTGAATGAACCACAACGTGGAGGAGCACTTTTTATAGGCCGGCCCCGGCCTGGGCCCTTCCCACATGACGTCACTTTGGTCGGGGAATGCATCAGCAGTTGCCAGTGGGCTGATtcaaggctgtgtgtgtgtgggcggaaAGCTGGAGGCTCAGAGGCCAGAGGAAGTTCTAAAGGTGGACCAAACCACGCACACACCCAACATGTTAATTAGTTACTAACCCTCATCCTACTACTGTGGAGATTAGGCCAAACATGCGCCCTCTCTAGCAGTGGCTGTGAAACCGATTGTGGATCAAACATCATACATTTACACTGGCCAAGAAAGAAGCATCAAATTACAGCATgggggagggggttgggggggggcatATTTGGTAACTTGAACTCAAGTCCAAACTGTCCAAATTGTATTGTGGCGTAGGGTTAGCATCAAAGATCGAACGGTGCCCGATGCGACAGCCATCGATTGCGCCCCCTTTGGCCGATTGTCAACGGGGTGGGGGCTTGGTGCTGGCGGagattttggtttggtttgttttcaaaacagaGGTTCGAAGTGTATGTGCCATGTGCGCCGACCGTCAATTGCGCACCTCTGCTCGATCGCCCCCCCGCAGAACGCCACCCTGGGCGACTGCCCATCTCGCCCACAACAGCGACCGCCACCGGGTAGCGTGGCTGAGAAAGTTGTGCTCAGTCCTGGTTGCTTAATAGTAGTATAATATGGCTCGGGTCACAATAGGGCACAGGATCCCACACTTGTGAAAAtacacagttgttgtttttttaaagtgcttttatTAAAAAGCTCAACTTCTTTTTGCACTTACATGATAGTTGAGCCTCTTAAAACTGCACTTTGCACATGTTCAACAATGGCGACAGTTTACTTACTAAGGTTGAACCAGCCTTATGACTGTCCAGAATAGCGGCGTAGTAGGAAACTATTCATAGTTTCTCAAATCTACACTAATGTACAACGTACTTCTAATAATTGGCTACCTTTTCTAGCGACATAAAGGTGCAGGTGCGGGTCCAAAAGCACTTGCACCCCTAAACGTTAAACAAAAGCATTTTCCTGATCATGCGCAATAGATTCATAAAGCAAGGTGTCCCCTTTGTAACGTTTTCTCATTATTGTTCTGATACTGTTTTTGTGTCGGTGGTTGTCAAGCCACGAAAAGCCACAGCTGAACGAGTCAGCGGCACTTTCCTTCCAGACTGCACGCTAGTCGGGAAAAAAACGGGTCCGAAAGGTCACACAAGACGGGAAGGCCACTGATGCTTCACTCGTTCACGAGACGCAAAGAATGATCCACATCCAAAGTAAGAATTGTGAGTCAACATGACGCCATTCTCCTCTTGCTGTGTTATTATCTTCACGTGGTCCTTCCCTCTACAACTTGACTTCATCACATGACTCATGTTTGCCGTCTTCTGGCGTTTCCTTTCAAAAAGAAAAGGCCGGTAAGAAGACGAGTGTCATCACGTCTTGTGTTTGTCCAGTACTCGACTCCAAGCGACCCCGACCCCGACCCCCTCAAGGAATCTCATGTGGCCCTCTCTAATCCTATAATCGTgttgtcgttgttttttttttcactcaggAAGTGGCATCACTCACCTGGTGATCCTCCCTCTCCGATTTCGTTTTAGGGGCTTTCGGTGTTGTTTCGGAGGAAAACTGTGGTGAAGGCATGACTCAGCGTGCGCTGCAGCGTACTCCATTGGAACACTTTGCTTGCCGACTCAGTCGGATTCCGTCGAACGTATGTGTGTTTGTCAAAGGAGCAACAGGGGAAATAAAGTCAACTTTAAATATAGAACAAAGTCAGACAAATTGGAGTCTTGAATGACAAGACATAAATATTACAACGGCAAGACTCGACAGGCAGAGGAGGAATGGAAGCAAACGTTGTTGCAGCTAATAAATAGCAAcccttttattttcattttaaaaaaaatggggttaaaaaaagcaaatcaatgaataataGAGCTATGATGTTCTGGCACGTAGCCTACCTAAAAAGTTGGCGCCTCCATTTTGCTGATCGTAGCAGAAAAACACAGCACAAATGAGCAAGGAATCATGACAAGAACGAGAATGACAGAGTAAACAAAAGACACTGAAGGACATGCACAACTTTGTGCTGTTACTTCTTGTGCTTGCAAGATCGAGATTATCTCGGAAAGCGGCTCCTTTTGTGTTCcttccatttcatttttttcgcTTTGCCAACACAACTGCAGTGGGTGCGCCAAAGGGAGCAGCTCAAATGTAACAAACCAACAATGCATGACATATTATTTACAGTTAAGGGCAAAATTAGTCATATCTAAAGTTTCAGTTCAAAAAGGACTTTTAGATGGGCCTTTTCTTTCtgaaaatgacacaagaaagaaATCCTTAAATTGTGTTAGGAGATAAGAATGGGgaaatatacattattatatGACATTATTCATATTCCCAGCCACATTTTTGGTATTTTGCGCCATTCTCAAGGATGCTGACAGCCGACGCAATCCAGACAGAGCGGTCGCGTCCAAAGTTAGGGGCCGTTTGTGGCTAACCGCATATTCTCATAATACAACCGACATCTAACGTTTATGAggaaaaagggaaaatgttTAAAGATGCCacactatattttttaaaattaaaaatacaaatgtaacaaaagttGGATGTTAAAGATaccactttttatttatattttgtttgggGGTCGGGGTAATGAAAATTTGTCacagattaatttttttaacttgtatAAATAAGTCAATTGTGAATAAATTAGAATCTTATATCAGAATATAatgaaaaatgtcttaaattGAATATTACAAGGTATgacacaatttttggttaaaaaagaTATGACACTAATATTCTTACCTCCTATATTAAATGTGTTATTATTGGTTTTGCATATTGAATTGGGTTTATGGTGTTTTATAAACACAAGGCGGAGTGGGCCACCCTGTTCCTTTCATTTTTCGGCATGTGGCCGTCAGTGGAAACAAATGTGGACGTCCCCGATCGAGAGCGTTCTAATCATTAATCATCATCGTTTTGAAGATTTCCAAAAGTGCTGTATTGCACCAAGCTGACATCATTTGGCGTAAATAGAAACGAGGCGCACAAGCCGTGTTGCGTGGCTGCTGAGTAGCAGCAGTCGTCAAAAACAGAACATGTCGCCGCTTGTGGGAAAGCACAACTGTTTCTTCTGAGTGTGTAACACGGAtccaggaagtgtgtgtgtgtgggggtgtgtgtTGTGGCAGCCTCGGGTTAACATCAGCACTTTCCGGTTCTCACTCTTTCTGCGTAGACTAAACTGAAGCCCCCCGAGACACACAGCAGAAACATGATAACGTGCCAGGTGCGAATACAGAGGAGGCGACTAATCgtgacacaaaaagaaaaaagcttgttttgattgtttcttttttgcctCGTAGTGAGGGAGTTTTGCAGCCGGGGGCAACGGGTGTGACATGCTAGGTGAGAGGTGCTTGCTTGTCATGTTGGGGCACGAAGTCCCCGTTTTGTTTATTATGATTCACAGCATACAAAACACAGATTGTTTCTCATTAACTTGAAATAGTTAGTGTTGAAAATAACTCGGGGcgttacagtatatttatccTTATGTGTCAGAGCCTGTGTGGTAATAACCGATTCATAAGATAATAACGAGATCCTTGCTGACCTCAAAtttcccattggaaataatgaaaaaaagaaatcccccCTTCAAGGATCCAACTGTTGCTAACATTAAAACTTAGTTACATTCTACAGGCAATGATTTAAGCAGCTCTTTCAAATGTTTGATGAGTCATACAAGTAATAATAAGTgaatagtaaaacaaaaacagaatataccACTCCAACGTAACATACACGTGAAAAAAAGAAGGCACCTACTGCAAAATGCAAAAAGAATAGAACAACTTAACTTACTTCATCATGGGCGATGACGCATGTATAAAAAGTCACgtacccctgttcaaatgtcaggtgaTGTCAAAACATGAGACCAAGATTTAATTGCAAAGCTTTTTCCACCATGAATGTCTCGCAGACTGTACAACTTCATTGAATTtccaaataaacaactgagatacaCAAGTGTACATACCCTCGCGACTGGCACAGAATTCACcgttcacattcaaactcaaagTGCGTCTGATTAAgcccaaataaataaaccatttaGTTGCTTtctagcatccatccattttctgtaccgctttatcctcacaagggtcgcgggccagctggagcctatggcagctctcttcgggcgaccagttcagggtttacaccctgaactggtcgccagccaatcgcagggcacatgcttTCTCGCAGAAGCTtgacatttttcctcatgtcTTTTTGTCACCAGGGGCACAGCCAGAATTTTTTTCCACGGGGTGGCGGTGGAATACTGAGGACACCGGCTGGGTGGCAGACTTTCTGTCTGGAGCGGCTGCGGCCACCGCTGGCCACCACGTAGCTCCACCCCTGCCCTCCACCTTGTCTCAGGCCCTAAAGGCATCTGAAGAAAAACTGCCCCTAagcgtgatgctgccaccaccacgctTGAGTGCAGGTATGGCGTTCTTTTGGGGATTAGTGGCGCTGTGTTCGTGCCAACAAGTTCGACCTTGGTTTCACTGTACCATaataaaatctcccaaacacatgtAGGAAATAGGCGAGGTGGTGGTTTCCAATTGACTTGTGCAGATTATAGGTCAccaaaaaacctggcatttgaacagaggtgcgtagactttttatatcctctgTAATAACACTGCAGTCTTGCTACTTTGGATGTGAGTCTTGAAAACTCAAGGAAAAACCAAATGCGTACATATATTCAATCCTGATGAGTTGGAACTTTACACGTATGTTTTTCATCACATCAGGGGCATTCACCTTTCGAAGTtccatcaccccccccccccccccccccccaaaaaaaagtacttcattctctgttgcacatgattaaaatgtgataaaCGGACATTATTTTCCTGTTAGCttaacacattttattcatgtgcaaccaatgtacatgttcgaattaaatacatttaaaaaaacttttttccccctccccagtGTTGTTAGTAGTGACACTAACACACCATGCGAGGCAGGTCCACCAATATTATAGAATATAGATCATTAAAGCAGGTTATGCGGGGATGCTACGCTTTTGATGAAAAGCCATCTTACTGAAGTTATTTAAAGGTAAACATAAAGCACATACTGGCTTGGCCGCAATACATTTAGTCACGTTCTTTTGAATTTCTACACATTGATGCTGCTAAATCAGTGCTAGGCCGTGTGTTTACATCCGTCGTAATATCCGGTGAAAGCCTCCCGAGCTATACATAGCTGCTTTAACAATAGGGAGCAGTGCGGATGAGCTTGCTGTGACGGCCTGCTGACATGCACAGCACAGCCCGCAGGTAACAGCTGCACTGTGAcagacacacgcgcgcacacgcacactcttAGAAACCAGTTGTAAAGTCGTAATTGTGCCTTTGCTCTTTAGTGACATGCCCTCGTGATGAGGCTGTGGGAGCTATTTGGAGCATTGTTCTGATAagcccagtgtgtgtgtgtgtgtgtgcgtgtggcatTCAGCAGCGTGGGAAAAAGAACAAATGGCTGATGAGTGTCAAACATAGTGTTGCCAGAGGaaaattactaaaaaaaaaacaaattctgtcATGCATTCTGCACCAGTCGGTTACGTGAGCAGTGAAGTTCCACATTCTGTTTTGCACATCATATTGgtcatgcatttttgtaaaCGTAAGATCCGgctgaaaaaatgtaaatgatagCTGTCGCATACATGCGGTGGAGTAAAATGTGCAGAATTTCCTTCTGACACAGcgcagtattgtactttaatcTCTCTGCATGTGATCCTACTTAGGTCGACTGTTGCGGACAACATGTGCAGCGCCAGAATGCCATTAGACGCTGGAAAGTATGTCGTGGATGTCAGGCCATATTATTTGCATTAATTGTCACGTGCCTATCTGTAATTAAGCAGGCGTGACACTTCCTCCATGTGCACAGTGAAGACCGTGAAGAGTTCCCGGTGAGAGCTACTGTGATGAGATCTACTACCTCAGTCTTGTTCCAGTGACTTTGTGAAAGAATGGCAGCTATGCAGGTCTGCTGTCTCCCCGCCTGCCATACAATGAAGTGTCTGCAAAGCTTCATAGGAGATCATGTGATCAACGTGGACTATTTTCATATTACTGAAGGTAATCCGCGGCGGAAGCAGGGCCATGGGTGGGATTTTTGCACTTGAAAGGTTTAGCCCTTGTGCGCGACCTACAGCCAAGGCAACAAATAATATGGGTATGGTGTAAAAGACTAGAAATACAGGGTGGACCAAAAGTAGTTCTACACTTTTTGATTTAACTATCGCAGTGATTCCCGAACTCACATTAGTGTGCCCTGATTTGGTGTGCCACAGGCATGTACTGTATTCCCTTAATTGGTAGGAAATAATtttgatttattacaaataatgcaCCTATATAGTGACAGCCAgaacaattactgtaatttctcctgtataatgcgcatttcccccccaaagaaattgtcaaaaatcaatagtgcgcattatacataggtataggggaaaatggaaaaaaaaactttcctattttataaatgtatgccaccatctagaggttatgaaaaagctgtacactttcattccaaaatgccaccaccacctagacgttatgagaaaggtgttgTCTCCACTTTCACTCCAATAATATGACAGGGGTGcgcatgactgcatatatgaacagttgtgctcataagtttacataccctggcagaatttgtcaaatatatatatatatatatatatatatatatatatatataatttttttttattttatatatattttttttaatatgactgatgactgaacaacaaccatcattattttctttatggttatgttttgcttAATGATaaagcttttctgaaatgcttgaccgtttaatttgaatcccatccatccatccatccattttctgagccgcttctcctcactagggtcgcgggcgtgctggagcctatcccagctgtcatcgggcaggaggcggggtacaccctgaactggttgccagccaatcgcagggcacataggaacaaacaaccattcacaatcacagtcatgcctacgggcaatttagagtctccaattcatgcatgtttttgggatgtgggaggaaaccggagtacccggagaaaacccacgcaggcacggggagaacatgcaaactccacacaggcggggccggggattgaacccgggtcctcagaactgtgaggctgacgctctaaccagtcggccaccgtgccgcctaatttgaatcccatgaaaataaaatgaagtgtgttttgcctggcccttcatgttttctttaaagatttGTACCCATCTTATAAATCCtgcttgggtaatcaaacataggagcacaactgtgtgttttctcatttaccaaattaaagtagggctgtgaactttcaaaataagagcaagtaaataaaaataaagtattactaatataatatcatataatatatataataatataatataataatttttggggaaaaaactaacaaaatacagataatacttcatgttttgatcatatggatagaagcaaaatcatgcattgtaaaaatgcattatacataggtttccagaattttgagtcaactttgggggtgcgtattatacatgggtgcgcattacatCACATAATGGCCGAAGTTACAATTATCCTGTGTATccgtccacctgttgccattcatacaaccgATGAAAGCCTTGTGTTCAAATGAACGGGCCCAGATTTtcatcatgtaaaatatgttataTTCCTTTTGTTCTGATGCAAGTTGTTGAGTCGATTTAAGATGTTATGACAAAGTATAAACTTAAACCAGCTTCATGTTTTTGAAAGTTGCTGGTAGTTTGTACCAAGTTTAAACCATCTGTATTTACATTCCTACAGATTTTTCTTTCTGGGAAAGGATCC includes these proteins:
- the phlda2 gene encoding pleckstrin homology-like domain family A member 2 is translated as MKMSAAEISQVLKEGELEKRSDNLLQFWKRKTCVLTPDSLNMYADTHKRSRGKELKLQCIKKVDCVERTGKFVYFTIVTTDDKEIDFRCPGEDNCWNAVITMALIDYQNRKAIRDFKTRQDNESASPGQQERRMARAP